In Labrus bergylta chromosome 6, fLabBer1.1, whole genome shotgun sequence, the following proteins share a genomic window:
- the LOC109996107 gene encoding cytochrome P450 2J2 isoform X2 produces the protein MTQLAGKYGEVYSLRMGQEWLVVLNGFEALKEVLVNQGDSVADRPPLPLHMDMTKGLGVILSSGHLWKQQRRFALSTLRNFGIGKKSLEPVVLDELNYCLKELNGYKGKRFNPHLILSNAISNIICSLVFGHRFEYTDEKFRKLIMYFEEVLQCQVTIWAQFYNSFPRLMRHLPGPHQTFLLICNDIKVFIREELEKHKQNWDSSDQRDYIDCYLNEIQTNMGRADNTFDEENLIECVLDLFVAGSETTSTTLRWAFLYMAKYPEIQAKVQAEIDRVIGQSRQPSMEDRVSMPFTDAVLHEIQRMSNIVPLSVPHMANKDIQLGGYTIPKGVTVIPNLTSVLYDQTKWKTPFTFNPGHFLNEEGKFVKQAAFIPFSAGKRLCLGENLAKMELFLSFTSFMQHFTFSMPAGVKPVLDFVFGITLAPCQYEICATSRLEKL, from the exons ATGACCCAG CTAGCAGGGAAATATGGAGAAGTGTACAGCCTGCGGATGGGGCAGGAGTGGTTGGTTGTCTTGAATGGGTTTGAGGCTCTGAAAGAAGTTCTTGTAAATCAAGGAGACAGTGTGGCTGACCGGCCACCCCTCCCTCTGCATATGGATATGACCAAAGGACTAG GTGTCATTTTAAGTAGTGGGCACTTGTGGAAGCAGCAGAGGCGTTTCGCACTTTCAACCCTCAGAAATTTTGGAATTGGCAAGAAGTCCCTTGAACCTGTTGTTTTGGATGAATTAAACTATTGTTTAAAAGAATTAAATGGGTATAAAG gTAAGCGTTTCAATCCACACCTCATCCTCAGCAACGCTATCTCCAACATCATCTGCTCCCTGGTTTTCGGGCATCGCTTTGAGTACACCGATGAGAAGTTCAGGAAACTGATTATGTACTTTGAAGAAGTACTTCAATGTCAAGTAACAATTTGGGCACAG TTTTACAACTCATTCCCTCGGCTGATGAGACATTTGCCAGGACCTCATCAGACATTTCTGCTCATTTGCAACGATATCAAGGTTTTCATAAGAGAAGAGCTTGAGAAGCACAAACAAAACTGGGATTCCTCAGATCAAAGAGACTACATCGACTGCTACCTGAATGAGATACAGACG aatatGGGAAGAGCTGACAACACTTTTGATGAGGAAAACCTGATTGAGTGCGTCTTGGATCTTTTTGTGGCCGGCTCTGAGACCACATCCACCACCCTGCGCTGGGCTTTCCTCTACATGGCCAAGTACCCAGAGATCCAGG CAAAAGTCCAGGCTGAGATAGACAGAGTGATTGGACAGTCCAGACAGCCATCAATGGAAGATCGTGTAAGCATGCCCTTTACAGATGCTGTCCTCCACGAAATCCAGAGAATGAGCAACATAGTTCCTCTCAGTGTCCCTCATATGGCCAACAAGGATATCCAGCTGGGAGGCTACACAATCCCGAAG GGAGTTACAGTCATTCCCAATTTGACCTCGGTGCTTTATGACCAGACTAAGTGGAAGACGCCCTTTACCTTCAACCCAGGACACTTTCTGAACGAGGAGGGCAAGTTTGTGAAACAAGCTGCTTTCATCCCTTTCTCTGCAG GTAAGCGGCTGTGTCTTGGTGAGAACCTGGCAAAGATGGaacttttcctttctttcaccTCTTTTATGCAGCACTTCACCTTCTCAATGCCTGCTGGGGTAAAGCCTGTGTTGGACTTTGTCTTTGGGATCACTCTGGCACCATGCCAGTATGAAATCTGTGCAACCTCACGCTTAGAAAAGCTTTAA
- the LOC109996107 gene encoding cytochrome P450 2J2 isoform X1, with translation MDSISSAIGTYVNWDVQSFLLFTAIFILTADYIKNRRPASFPPGPWALPIIGNIFSVDHNRTHESMTQLAGKYGEVYSLRMGQEWLVVLNGFEALKEVLVNQGDSVADRPPLPLHMDMTKGLGVILSSGHLWKQQRRFALSTLRNFGIGKKSLEPVVLDELNYCLKELNGYKGKRFNPHLILSNAISNIICSLVFGHRFEYTDEKFRKLIMYFEEVLQCQVTIWAQFYNSFPRLMRHLPGPHQTFLLICNDIKVFIREELEKHKQNWDSSDQRDYIDCYLNEIQTNMGRADNTFDEENLIECVLDLFVAGSETTSTTLRWAFLYMAKYPEIQAKVQAEIDRVIGQSRQPSMEDRVSMPFTDAVLHEIQRMSNIVPLSVPHMANKDIQLGGYTIPKGVTVIPNLTSVLYDQTKWKTPFTFNPGHFLNEEGKFVKQAAFIPFSAGKRLCLGENLAKMELFLSFTSFMQHFTFSMPAGVKPVLDFVFGITLAPCQYEICATSRLEKL, from the exons ATGGATTCAATTTCATCTGCCATTGGAACCTATGTGAACTGGGATGTCCAAAGTTTCCTTCTCTTCACTGCCATTTTTATCCTCACTGCAGATTATATTAAGAACCGCCGGCCGGCCAGCTTCCCTCCAGGACCTTGGGCTCTACCTATCATTGGCAACATTTTCTCGGTGGACCACAACAGGACCCATGAGAGTATGACCCAG CTAGCAGGGAAATATGGAGAAGTGTACAGCCTGCGGATGGGGCAGGAGTGGTTGGTTGTCTTGAATGGGTTTGAGGCTCTGAAAGAAGTTCTTGTAAATCAAGGAGACAGTGTGGCTGACCGGCCACCCCTCCCTCTGCATATGGATATGACCAAAGGACTAG GTGTCATTTTAAGTAGTGGGCACTTGTGGAAGCAGCAGAGGCGTTTCGCACTTTCAACCCTCAGAAATTTTGGAATTGGCAAGAAGTCCCTTGAACCTGTTGTTTTGGATGAATTAAACTATTGTTTAAAAGAATTAAATGGGTATAAAG gTAAGCGTTTCAATCCACACCTCATCCTCAGCAACGCTATCTCCAACATCATCTGCTCCCTGGTTTTCGGGCATCGCTTTGAGTACACCGATGAGAAGTTCAGGAAACTGATTATGTACTTTGAAGAAGTACTTCAATGTCAAGTAACAATTTGGGCACAG TTTTACAACTCATTCCCTCGGCTGATGAGACATTTGCCAGGACCTCATCAGACATTTCTGCTCATTTGCAACGATATCAAGGTTTTCATAAGAGAAGAGCTTGAGAAGCACAAACAAAACTGGGATTCCTCAGATCAAAGAGACTACATCGACTGCTACCTGAATGAGATACAGACG aatatGGGAAGAGCTGACAACACTTTTGATGAGGAAAACCTGATTGAGTGCGTCTTGGATCTTTTTGTGGCCGGCTCTGAGACCACATCCACCACCCTGCGCTGGGCTTTCCTCTACATGGCCAAGTACCCAGAGATCCAGG CAAAAGTCCAGGCTGAGATAGACAGAGTGATTGGACAGTCCAGACAGCCATCAATGGAAGATCGTGTAAGCATGCCCTTTACAGATGCTGTCCTCCACGAAATCCAGAGAATGAGCAACATAGTTCCTCTCAGTGTCCCTCATATGGCCAACAAGGATATCCAGCTGGGAGGCTACACAATCCCGAAG GGAGTTACAGTCATTCCCAATTTGACCTCGGTGCTTTATGACCAGACTAAGTGGAAGACGCCCTTTACCTTCAACCCAGGACACTTTCTGAACGAGGAGGGCAAGTTTGTGAAACAAGCTGCTTTCATCCCTTTCTCTGCAG GTAAGCGGCTGTGTCTTGGTGAGAACCTGGCAAAGATGGaacttttcctttctttcaccTCTTTTATGCAGCACTTCACCTTCTCAATGCCTGCTGGGGTAAAGCCTGTGTTGGACTTTGTCTTTGGGATCACTCTGGCACCATGCCAGTATGAAATCTGTGCAACCTCACGCTTAGAAAAGCTTTAA